Proteins from one Hydrogenophaga sp. SL48 genomic window:
- a CDS encoding CysB family HTH-type transcriptional regulator, whose translation MNFQQLRSVRETERCHFNLTEVAAVLHTSQPGVSRQVRELEEELGVELFVRSGKRLLGLTSAGQALMPIIQRVLLDAESLRRAGQELQGREEGRLCIAATHSQARYALPHVVRDFRQRYPRVTLHLHQGSPKQVAEMLLGGDADIGVATEALAGYEQLVTLPCYRWSHSIVVPPGHPLLSLPQPVTLQDLVAFPIITYEIGYTGRSHIDDAFAQAGLQPDVVLTAMDADVIKTYVELEMGVGIVASIAMDEERDGHLRAIDAGHLFQINLTRLGLRRNHWLPGFAYGFIESFVPTLTREAVMQVQEAA comes from the coding sequence ATGAACTTCCAACAACTGCGCTCGGTCCGGGAGACCGAGCGCTGCCATTTCAACCTCACCGAAGTGGCGGCGGTGCTGCACACCTCGCAACCCGGCGTGAGCCGCCAGGTGCGCGAGCTGGAAGAAGAGCTGGGGGTGGAGCTGTTCGTGCGCTCCGGCAAGCGCCTGCTGGGGCTCACCTCGGCCGGGCAGGCGCTGATGCCCATCATCCAGCGCGTGCTGCTCGATGCCGAGAGCCTGCGCCGCGCCGGGCAGGAGCTGCAGGGCCGCGAAGAAGGCCGCCTGTGCATCGCGGCGACCCACTCGCAGGCGCGTTACGCGCTGCCCCACGTGGTGCGCGACTTCCGCCAGCGCTACCCGCGCGTCACCTTGCACCTGCACCAGGGTTCACCCAAGCAGGTGGCCGAGATGCTGCTCGGTGGCGACGCCGACATCGGCGTGGCCACCGAGGCGCTGGCCGGCTACGAACAGCTGGTCACGCTGCCGTGTTACCGCTGGAGCCACAGCATCGTGGTGCCACCCGGACACCCGCTGCTGTCGCTGCCGCAGCCGGTGACGCTGCAGGACCTGGTGGCCTTTCCGATCATCACCTACGAGATCGGCTACACCGGCCGTTCGCACATCGACGACGCGTTCGCGCAGGCCGGGTTGCAGCCCGACGTGGTGCTCACCGCCATGGACGCGGACGTGATCAAGACCTACGTCGAGCTGGAAATGGGCGTGGGCATCGTGGCCTCGATCGCCATGGACGAAGAGCGCGACGGGCACCTGCGTGCCATCGACGCCGGCCACCTGTTCCAGATCAACCTCACGCGCCTGGGCCTGCGCCGCAACCACTGGCTACCCGGTTTCGCCTACGGCTTCATCGAGAGCTTCGTGCCCACGCTCACGCGCGAGGCGGTGATGCAAGTACAAGAAGCGGCTTGA
- a CDS encoding TOBE domain-containing protein: MSIQAINVRNQFKGKVREIIRGDVVSEIDVETPWGIVTSVITTRSVDALELKVGSDVVALVKSTEVSIAKL; this comes from the coding sequence ATGTCCATTCAAGCCATCAACGTGCGCAACCAGTTCAAGGGCAAGGTGCGCGAAATCATCCGCGGCGACGTCGTCTCCGAGATCGATGTCGAGACCCCCTGGGGCATCGTGACCTCGGTCATCACCACCCGCTCGGTGGACGCGCTCGAACTCAAGGTGGGCTCCGATGTGGTGGCCCTGGTGAAGTCCACCGAGGTGTCCATCGCGAAGCTTTAG
- the mmuM gene encoding homocysteine S-methyltransferase → MATLDENVFHLFSYVMTPTPEPMSPLQTALAEQGLFVLDGALATELERRGADLLDPLWSAKLLIEQPDLIRQVHLDYFLAGADVATTASYQATFEAFARRGLGHEEAADLMRRSVSLACEARDAFWAEPAHRLGRRRPLVAASIGPYGAMLADGSEYRGYQGVSRQALADFHRPRLQVLAHAGADLLACETIPCLDEALAIAGLLPEFPGVQAWLSFSCRDGAHNCQGEPFADCVAQLDALPQIAAVGVNCTAPEFIESLVALARSHTSKPIVVYPNSGEHYDAVDKVWHGEGRAHDFAAQAMRWHGRGARLIGGCCRTGPDDIRALKQAAVAGGALIEA, encoded by the coding sequence ATGGCTACGCTCGACGAGAACGTGTTCCATCTTTTTTCCTACGTCATGACGCCCACCCCAGAACCCATGTCCCCCCTGCAAACCGCGCTGGCCGAACAGGGCCTGTTCGTGCTCGATGGCGCGCTGGCCACCGAGCTGGAACGCCGTGGCGCCGACCTGCTGGACCCGCTGTGGTCCGCCAAGCTGCTGATCGAACAGCCCGACCTGATCCGGCAGGTGCACCTGGACTACTTTCTCGCCGGTGCCGACGTGGCCACCACCGCCAGCTACCAGGCGACCTTCGAAGCCTTTGCACGGCGTGGCCTGGGCCACGAAGAGGCGGCCGACCTGATGCGGCGCTCGGTGAGCCTGGCCTGCGAGGCCCGGGACGCCTTCTGGGCCGAGCCCGCCCACCGCCTGGGCCGCCGCCGCCCCCTGGTGGCGGCCTCCATCGGCCCCTATGGCGCCATGCTCGCCGACGGCTCCGAGTACCGGGGTTACCAAGGCGTCTCGCGCCAGGCGCTGGCCGACTTCCACCGGCCGCGCCTGCAGGTGCTGGCCCACGCGGGGGCCGATCTGCTGGCCTGCGAAACCATCCCCTGCCTCGATGAAGCGCTGGCGATCGCGGGCCTGCTGCCCGAGTTTCCCGGCGTGCAGGCCTGGCTCAGCTTTTCCTGCCGGGACGGCGCGCACAACTGCCAGGGCGAGCCCTTCGCCGACTGCGTGGCGCAGCTCGACGCCCTGCCCCAGATCGCCGCCGTGGGCGTGAACTGCACCGCCCCCGAGTTCATTGAATCGCTCGTGGCGCTGGCCCGTTCGCACACCAGCAAACCCATCGTGGTCTACCCCAACTCGGGCGAACACTACGACGCGGTCGACAAGGTCTGGCACGGCGAAGGCCGGGCACACGACTTCGCCGCCCAGGCCATGCGCTGGCACGGCCGCGGCGCGCGGCTCATCGGCGGCTGCTGCCGCACGGGGCCGGACGACATCCGCGCCCTCAAGCAGGCCGCTGTGGCCGGTGGGGCGTTGATCGAAGCCTGA
- a CDS encoding ABC transporter permease, whose amino-acid sequence MSIKKTSVRVPPALRGWVLPALILLVWWWAVASGWSTSPLLVSPGAVWDRAVQQLDSGELAVALSASLWRMAWGFAIGSAIGLVFGVLLGGSRWFDRLVGPSFHTLKQISLFAWIPMLSMWFGLGDGAKIAFVAMAAFFPVVLNTFEGIRSVPREHIEVARVYDFSPWQLLTRVIAPSAAPSVFTGIQLSLIYTWLATLGAEYLLASGKGIGNTLIDGREHVEMDLVLFGVVVIGLVGFALSAVLGAAEKRLLAWRERTVARY is encoded by the coding sequence ATGTCCATCAAAAAAACGTCTGTCAGAGTGCCGCCTGCGTTGCGCGGCTGGGTGCTGCCCGCGCTGATCCTGCTGGTCTGGTGGTGGGCCGTGGCCTCGGGATGGTCCACCTCGCCGCTGCTGGTCTCGCCGGGCGCGGTGTGGGACCGCGCGGTGCAGCAGCTCGACAGCGGCGAACTCGCGGTCGCCTTGTCGGCCAGCCTGTGGCGCATGGCCTGGGGTTTCGCCATCGGATCGGCCATCGGCCTGGTGTTCGGTGTGCTGCTGGGCGGATCGCGCTGGTTCGATCGGCTGGTTGGCCCGTCCTTCCACACGCTCAAGCAGATCTCGCTGTTCGCCTGGATTCCGATGCTGTCGATGTGGTTCGGCCTGGGCGACGGCGCCAAGATCGCCTTCGTGGCCATGGCCGCCTTCTTCCCGGTGGTGCTCAACACCTTCGAGGGCATCCGCAGCGTGCCGCGCGAGCACATCGAAGTGGCGCGGGTGTACGACTTCAGCCCCTGGCAGTTGCTGACCCGCGTGATCGCGCCATCGGCCGCGCCCTCGGTGTTCACCGGCATCCAGCTCTCGCTGATCTACACCTGGCTCGCCACGCTGGGCGCCGAGTACCTGCTCGCCTCGGGCAAGGGCATCGGCAACACGCTGATCGACGGCCGCGAGCACGTCGAGATGGACCTGGTCCTGTTCGGCGTGGTCGTGATCGGCCTCGTGGGCTTTGCCCTGAGCGCGGTGCTCGGCGCCGCGGAAAAACGGCTGCTGGCCTGGCGCGAGCGCACGGTGGCGCGGTACTGA
- a CDS encoding LLM class flavin-dependent oxidoreductase, whose amino-acid sequence MTQGQLQPQRKLRLGAFIMATGHHIAAWRHPGAQADAGVNIHHYIALAQTAERGLFDQVFVADSPGIWHKGDKESFSRQGRLSHFEPVTLWAALAAVTKHIGFVATASTTYEDPYLLARKFASLDHISEGRAAWNVVTTSAENVHGNFGLDAHPDPALRYERAHEFVDVVKGLWDSFEDDAFLRDKASGVYFDPDKLHALNHIGKHLKVKGPLNIERPPQGHPVIVQAGSSEDGKELAAATAEAIFTAWTSLAEAQAFYSDVKGRMAKYGRRPEQLLVLPGISPVIGRTEEEAQAKWAELQALIHPSVGLATLETFWPGEDLSKWDLDARPPYIPEPPKGINSRAHVVLELARREKYTVRQLYEYLAGARGHWVVVGTPVQIADRMQEWFENGAADGFNVMPPVLPASLDDFVELVVPELQKRGLFRTAYEGTTLRENLGLERPVSRYAEPEARAA is encoded by the coding sequence ATGACACAAGGGCAACTGCAACCCCAACGAAAGCTCCGCCTCGGCGCTTTCATCATGGCCACCGGCCACCACATCGCCGCCTGGCGTCACCCCGGCGCCCAGGCCGACGCGGGCGTGAACATTCACCACTACATCGCGCTCGCGCAGACAGCGGAACGCGGCCTGTTCGACCAGGTGTTCGTGGCCGACAGCCCCGGCATCTGGCACAAGGGCGACAAAGAATCGTTCAGCCGCCAGGGCCGGCTCTCGCACTTCGAGCCGGTCACGCTGTGGGCCGCGCTCGCGGCGGTGACGAAACACATCGGCTTCGTCGCCACCGCGTCCACCACCTACGAAGACCCCTACCTGCTGGCGCGCAAGTTCGCCTCGCTGGACCACATCAGCGAAGGCCGCGCGGCCTGGAACGTGGTGACCACCAGCGCCGAAAACGTGCACGGCAACTTCGGCCTGGACGCGCACCCGGACCCGGCCCTGCGCTACGAGCGCGCGCACGAGTTCGTGGACGTGGTCAAGGGCCTGTGGGACAGCTTCGAGGACGACGCCTTCCTCCGCGACAAGGCCTCGGGCGTGTACTTCGACCCCGACAAGCTGCACGCGCTCAACCACATCGGCAAGCACCTCAAGGTCAAAGGCCCCCTGAACATCGAGCGCCCGCCCCAGGGCCACCCGGTGATCGTGCAGGCCGGCTCCTCAGAAGACGGCAAGGAACTGGCCGCCGCCACCGCCGAAGCTATCTTCACGGCCTGGACCAGCCTGGCCGAGGCGCAGGCCTTCTACAGCGACGTGAAGGGCCGCATGGCCAAGTACGGCCGCCGCCCCGAGCAGCTGCTGGTGCTGCCCGGCATCTCGCCCGTGATCGGCCGCACCGAAGAAGAGGCGCAGGCCAAGTGGGCCGAGCTGCAGGCGCTGATCCACCCCTCGGTGGGCCTGGCCACGTTGGAGACGTTCTGGCCGGGCGAGGACCTCAGCAAGTGGGACCTGGACGCGCGCCCGCCCTACATCCCCGAGCCGCCCAAGGGCATCAACAGCCGGGCGCACGTGGTGCTCGAACTCGCACGGCGCGAGAAGTACACGGTGCGCCAGCTCTACGAGTACCTGGCCGGCGCGCGCGGGCACTGGGTGGTGGTGGGCACACCGGTGCAGATCGCCGACCGCATGCAGGAGTGGTTCGAGAACGGCGCGGCCGACGGCTTCAACGTGATGCCGCCGGTGCTGCCCGCGTCGCTGGACGACTTCGTGGAACTGGTGGTGCCCGAGCTGCAGAAGCGCGGCCTGTTCCGCACCGCCTACGAAGGCACGACGCTGCGCGAGAACCTGGGCCTGGAGCGGCCGGTGAGCCGCTACGCCGAGCCGGAGGCCAGAGCCGCGTGA
- a CDS encoding ABC transporter ATP-binding protein, whose translation MAHAGTLSIQGLNKQYEVKGEALPVLQDISLTIEPGEFVSIVGSSGCGKSTLLRLIIGLEEGYQGEILLDGTRIKGTNLNRGIVFQEHRLFPWLNVEKNIGLGLLNSGLTEGQQRQTIREHIELVGLQGFETAYPHQLSGGMSQRVAIARALVNRPDILLLDEPFGALDAMTRAHLQQELHRIWEKEGITMILVTHDVEEAIYLGDKVVVMEPRPGRIRRTIPVPLAHPRDRTSYAFTTVKETVLREFGEHSAAELAEPPLRRDEPVVATAWRFAV comes from the coding sequence ATGGCACACGCCGGCACCCTGTCCATCCAGGGCCTGAACAAGCAGTACGAAGTCAAGGGCGAAGCCCTGCCCGTGCTGCAGGACATTTCGCTCACCATCGAACCCGGTGAGTTCGTCAGCATCGTCGGGTCCAGCGGCTGCGGCAAGTCGACGCTGCTGCGCCTGATCATCGGCCTGGAAGAGGGCTACCAGGGCGAGATCCTGCTCGACGGCACGCGCATCAAGGGCACGAACCTCAACCGCGGCATCGTGTTCCAGGAGCACCGCCTGTTCCCCTGGCTCAACGTCGAGAAGAACATCGGCCTGGGCCTGCTCAACTCGGGCCTCACCGAAGGCCAGCAGCGCCAGACCATCCGCGAGCACATCGAACTGGTGGGTCTCCAGGGCTTCGAGACCGCCTACCCGCACCAGCTCTCGGGCGGCATGTCGCAACGCGTGGCGATCGCCCGCGCGCTGGTGAACCGGCCCGACATCCTGCTGCTCGACGAACCCTTCGGCGCGCTCGACGCCATGACCCGCGCCCACCTGCAGCAGGAGCTGCACCGCATCTGGGAGAAGGAGGGCATCACCATGATCCTCGTCACCCACGACGTGGAAGAGGCGATCTACCTGGGCGACAAGGTGGTGGTGATGGAGCCGCGCCCGGGGCGCATCCGCCGCACCATCCCGGTCCCGCTGGCCCACCCGCGCGACCGCACGTCTTACGCCTTCACGACAGTCAAGGAGACCGTGCTGCGCGAGTTCGGTGAACACAGCGCCGCCGAGCTGGCCGAGCCGCCGCTCAGGCGCGACGAGCCGGTGGTCGCCACGGCGTGGCGGTTCGCTGTCTGA
- a CDS encoding ABC transporter permease, with protein sequence MWEGLVITLQLLCGSVLLALLLALPLALAATSGRAWPARLARGYSAAFRGTPLLVQLFILYYGVSQFEAVRQSPAWWLLEDAFYCGLLALSLNLAAYMAEDLRAGILAVPLGEKEAALAMGMSPFQCDRRIVLPAAWRIATPALGNEVIAQLKATALVSTITVLDLTGVARRLSNASYTTDALVVAGGIYAVITLVVVLAVRRIERRFGPAGRR encoded by the coding sequence GTGTGGGAAGGCCTGGTGATCACCCTGCAGCTGCTGTGCGGTTCGGTGCTGCTGGCGTTGTTGCTCGCGCTGCCGCTGGCGCTCGCGGCCACCTCCGGCAGGGCCTGGCCGGCGCGGCTGGCGCGCGGCTACAGCGCGGCGTTTCGCGGCACGCCCCTGCTGGTGCAGCTGTTCATCCTGTACTACGGGGTGAGCCAGTTCGAAGCCGTGCGCCAATCGCCCGCCTGGTGGCTGCTGGAAGACGCGTTCTATTGCGGCCTGCTCGCGCTGAGCCTGAACCTGGCGGCCTACATGGCCGAAGACCTGCGGGCCGGCATCCTGGCCGTGCCCCTCGGCGAAAAGGAAGCCGCCCTGGCCATGGGCATGAGCCCGTTCCAGTGCGACCGCCGGATCGTGCTGCCTGCGGCCTGGCGGATCGCCACGCCAGCCCTGGGCAACGAGGTGATCGCCCAGCTCAAGGCCACGGCCCTGGTGAGCACCATCACCGTGCTGGACCTCACCGGCGTCGCGCGCCGGCTGTCGAACGCTTCGTACACCACCGACGCGCTGGTGGTGGCCGGCGGCATCTACGCCGTCATCACGCTGGTGGTGGTGCTGGCCGTGCGCCGGATCGAGCGGCGCTTCGGCCCGGCGGGCCGACGGTAG
- the ssuE gene encoding NADPH-dependent FMN reductase, with protein sequence MSVLLIAGSPSEHSRSSNLLSGVARRLHEQVDDRRLRVERLQIRDLSPQALLLADWGNPSVVRAIEQVAHARALVVATPVYKAAYSGVLKVFLDLLPQTALKGKVVLPIATGGSPHHMLALDYALRPVLQSLGARHILPGVYASDSQIPKDANGEYQPGEEIQTRLDDAVSILLHEGLRWPVTPVFAPVPFAQAQYSV encoded by the coding sequence ATGTCCGTCCTGCTGATCGCCGGCAGTCCTTCCGAGCACTCGCGCTCGTCCAACTTGCTGAGCGGGGTGGCCCGCCGCCTGCATGAGCAGGTGGACGACCGCCGCCTGCGGGTCGAACGGCTGCAGATCCGCGACCTCTCGCCGCAGGCGCTGTTGCTGGCCGACTGGGGCAACCCGAGCGTGGTGCGCGCCATCGAACAGGTGGCCCACGCCCGCGCGCTGGTGGTGGCCACGCCGGTCTACAAGGCGGCCTACAGCGGCGTGCTCAAGGTCTTCCTGGACCTGCTGCCGCAGACCGCGCTCAAAGGCAAGGTGGTGCTGCCCATCGCCACCGGCGGCAGCCCCCACCACATGCTGGCGCTGGACTACGCGCTGCGCCCGGTGCTGCAGTCGCTCGGCGCCCGGCACATCCTGCCGGGCGTGTACGCGTCGGACAGCCAGATCCCCAAGGACGCCAATGGCGAGTACCAGCCGGGCGAGGAGATCCAGACCCGGCTGGACGACGCGGTGTCGATCCTGCTGCACGAGGGTCTGCGCTGGCCGGTGACGCCGGTGTTCGCGCCGGTGCCGTTCGCACAGGCGCAGTACAGCGTGTGA
- a CDS encoding ABC transporter permease has translation MSSFSGATVSLPRSSAPALRARGARWHPPLQWLWAWPFPLAVLLLWHLSSVWGWVPEQVLPPPAAVFQTFADMAASGELWSNLQISLVRVFNGFGLGLAAGLALGSAMGLSPSVRAYVFPLFKAFSQVPVIGWLPLLMLLVGIDEGLKFLLIAKATLVPVTINTCQGIQGVPNRFIEVARVYGFTRWQMLTRVVFPAATAPIWNGVRYGLTHAWLALVVVELLASSEGIGFLIVYGRQLFQLDVVLAAVLAVGIVGFAIDKLLSLTEAWLLRWRKPGL, from the coding sequence ATGTCTTCATTTTCTGGCGCGACCGTGTCGCTGCCGCGGTCTTCTGCGCCTGCACTGCGCGCGCGGGGGGCGCGCTGGCACCCACCGCTGCAATGGCTCTGGGCCTGGCCCTTCCCGCTGGCGGTGCTGCTGCTGTGGCACCTCTCGTCGGTGTGGGGCTGGGTGCCCGAGCAGGTGCTGCCACCGCCGGCGGCGGTGTTCCAGACCTTCGCCGACATGGCCGCCAGCGGCGAGCTGTGGAGCAATCTGCAGATCAGCCTGGTGCGCGTGTTCAACGGCTTCGGCCTTGGCCTGGCCGCGGGCCTCGCGCTCGGCTCGGCCATGGGCCTGTCGCCCAGCGTGCGCGCCTACGTGTTCCCGCTGTTCAAGGCCTTCAGCCAGGTACCGGTGATCGGCTGGCTGCCGCTGCTGATGCTGCTCGTGGGCATCGACGAGGGGCTCAAGTTCCTGCTGATCGCCAAGGCCACGCTGGTGCCCGTGACCATCAACACCTGCCAGGGCATCCAGGGCGTGCCCAACCGCTTCATCGAGGTGGCGCGGGTGTATGGCTTCACGCGCTGGCAGATGCTGACCCGCGTGGTGTTCCCCGCCGCCACCGCACCGATCTGGAACGGTGTGCGCTACGGCCTCACCCACGCCTGGCTGGCGCTGGTGGTGGTGGAGCTGCTCGCCTCGTCCGAAGGCATCGGTTTTCTCATCGTCTACGGCCGTCAGCTGTTTCAGCTCGACGTGGTGCTGGCCGCCGTGCTGGCGGTGGGCATCGTGGGCTTCGCCATCGACAAGCTGCTCTCGCTGACCGAGGCCTGGCTGCTGCGCTGGCGCAAGCCCGGGTTGTGA
- a CDS encoding TauD/TfdA dioxygenase family protein, with translation MSQLNDLPSTYARFKVEPYTPNIGAVIHGLDLRQPLDSATQDELRHALARHEVIFFRDQTLTPEQHVRFSRTFGNVAEVKAFFPRLESHPEIEIVESTAERRYAANNWHADITWREQPPLGTSLYAQVIPATGGDTIWASLTQAFDSLPPAFQAYLETLTAVHTWEISGWTEYLLRKDASGEELKAARAKYPPVEHPVVRVHPVTGKKILYVNSTFTSHIKGLTRSASDALLTQLFELARVPEFQARLRWQAGTLAVWDNRSTQHYAVGDYFPQHRKLHRITVTADKTF, from the coding sequence ATGTCCCAACTCAACGACCTGCCCAGCACCTACGCCCGCTTCAAGGTCGAGCCCTACACCCCGAACATCGGCGCCGTGATCCACGGCCTGGACCTGCGCCAGCCACTGGACAGCGCCACGCAGGACGAGCTGCGCCATGCGCTCGCCCGACACGAGGTGATCTTCTTCCGCGACCAGACACTCACGCCCGAACAACATGTGCGTTTCTCCCGCACGTTTGGCAACGTGGCCGAGGTCAAGGCCTTCTTCCCGCGCCTGGAGAGCCACCCCGAGATCGAGATCGTCGAGAGCACGGCCGAACGCCGCTACGCCGCCAACAACTGGCACGCCGACATCACCTGGCGCGAGCAGCCGCCGCTGGGCACCAGCCTGTACGCGCAGGTGATCCCCGCCACCGGCGGCGACACCATCTGGGCCAGCCTGACGCAGGCGTTCGACAGCCTGCCGCCCGCCTTCCAGGCCTACCTGGAAACACTGACCGCGGTGCACACCTGGGAGATCAGCGGCTGGACCGAGTACCTGCTGCGCAAGGACGCCAGCGGCGAAGAGCTCAAGGCCGCGCGCGCCAAGTACCCGCCAGTGGAACACCCGGTGGTGCGCGTGCACCCCGTCACCGGCAAGAAGATCCTCTACGTCAATTCCACCTTCACCAGCCACATCAAGGGCCTGACGCGCTCGGCCAGCGACGCCCTGCTGACCCAGCTGTTCGAGCTGGCGCGCGTGCCCGAATTCCAGGCCCGCCTGCGCTGGCAAGCCGGCACCCTGGCCGTCTGGGACAACCGCTCGACCCAGCACTACGCGGTGGGCGACTACTTCCCACAGCACCGCAAGCTGCACCGCATCACGGTCACGGCCGACAAGACGTTCTGA
- a CDS encoding ABC transporter substrate-binding protein, with amino-acid sequence MNPRQRLGLLALAFTLSAAGTVQAQTAEPLKTIRIGVATGGVGSNPVRHGGTTTALAYTDGAFEEAFRKDGVEIRWTFFKGAGPAVNEALVNRQIDFAWQGDLPAIVARANGVKTKIIAGSGVRTGLYLAVQPDSGIQKLDDLKGKRVALYKGTNLHLAAVAALAARGLKESDLKLINLDLASARTALINKDVDAAFDYVGAFDLRDKGLVKIVWSAAADNYKYTRQTHLLVTDDFAAKHPQAVQRIVTTLVKVAHRYSNEASRADLFERWGKTEYTEKVWREDFIGQPLRVRLSPLLDTFLVSRYQEAAKDAHALKLTRSVPEIHSWFDRRYLNVALKELKLEGYWPAYGADGQLSN; translated from the coding sequence ATGAATCCACGTCAACGTCTGGGCCTGCTCGCGCTGGCCTTCACCCTGTCCGCCGCAGGCACTGTGCAGGCGCAGACCGCCGAACCCCTGAAGACCATCCGCATCGGTGTCGCCACTGGCGGTGTCGGCAGCAACCCGGTGCGCCACGGCGGCACCACCACCGCGCTGGCCTACACCGACGGCGCTTTTGAAGAGGCTTTCCGCAAGGACGGTGTCGAGATCCGGTGGACCTTCTTCAAGGGCGCCGGCCCGGCCGTCAACGAGGCACTGGTCAACCGCCAGATCGACTTCGCCTGGCAGGGCGATCTGCCCGCCATCGTGGCGCGCGCCAACGGCGTGAAGACCAAAATCATCGCGGGCAGCGGGGTGCGCACCGGCCTGTACCTCGCGGTGCAGCCGGACTCGGGCATCCAGAAGCTCGACGACCTCAAGGGCAAGCGCGTGGCCTTGTACAAGGGCACGAACTTGCACCTGGCGGCGGTGGCGGCACTGGCCGCGCGCGGCCTCAAGGAGAGCGACCTCAAGCTCATCAACCTCGACCTCGCCAGCGCCCGCACCGCGCTGATCAACAAGGACGTGGACGCCGCCTTCGACTACGTGGGCGCTTTCGACCTGCGCGACAAGGGGCTGGTCAAGATCGTCTGGTCGGCCGCGGCCGACAACTACAAGTACACCCGCCAGACGCACCTGCTGGTCACCGACGACTTCGCGGCGAAGCACCCGCAGGCCGTGCAGCGCATCGTGACCACACTGGTGAAGGTGGCACACCGCTACTCGAACGAAGCCAGCCGGGCGGACCTGTTCGAACGCTGGGGCAAGACCGAGTACACGGAAAAGGTCTGGCGCGAAGACTTCATCGGCCAGCCGCTGCGCGTGCGCCTCTCGCCGCTGCTCGACACCTTCCTGGTGTCGCGCTACCAGGAGGCCGCCAAAGACGCCCACGCCCTCAAGCTCACCCGCTCGGTGCCCGAGATTCACAGCTGGTTCGACCGCCGCTACCTGAACGTGGCGCTCAAGGAACTGAAGCTCGAAGGCTACTGGCCTGCCTATGGTGCGGACGGACAGTTGTCGAATTGA
- a CDS encoding sulfate ABC transporter substrate-binding protein: MTSRRTLITTLFAGAGAVAATGLPAWAQPAPVTLLNVSYDPTRELYVEYNAAFARHWKAKTGQDVTIKQSHGGSGKQARSIIDGLDADVATLALAGDTDALHNNGGWIPKDWQKRLPHNSSPYTSTIVLVTRAGNPKNIKDWDDLIRPDVKVITPNPKTSGGARWNYLAAWEFAKRKYGSEAKAKEFVGKLYDNVPVLDSGARGSSITFAQRAQGDVFISWENEAYLLEKEFGNKVDFVYPSLSILAEPAVTVVDKNVDKKGTRAVAQAYLEYLYTEEAQDIIGKNFYRPISAKAQAKYAKQLPKLNLFKIEEAFGGWEQAAKLHFADGGSFDQIYTKK, encoded by the coding sequence ATGACATCCCGCCGCACCCTCATCACCACCCTGTTCGCCGGCGCCGGCGCCGTCGCCGCGACCGGCCTGCCGGCCTGGGCCCAGCCTGCCCCCGTCACCCTGCTCAACGTGTCTTACGATCCGACGCGCGAGCTGTACGTGGAATACAACGCGGCCTTCGCCAGACACTGGAAGGCCAAGACCGGCCAGGACGTGACCATCAAGCAGAGCCATGGCGGCTCGGGCAAACAAGCCCGCTCCATCATCGACGGTCTGGACGCCGATGTGGCCACGCTGGCCCTGGCCGGTGACACCGACGCGCTGCACAACAACGGCGGCTGGATTCCCAAGGACTGGCAAAAGCGCCTGCCGCACAACAGTTCCCCATACACCTCCACCATCGTGCTGGTCACCCGCGCAGGCAACCCCAAGAACATCAAGGACTGGGACGACCTGATCCGCCCGGACGTGAAGGTCATCACCCCCAACCCCAAGACCTCGGGCGGCGCCCGCTGGAACTACCTGGCCGCCTGGGAGTTCGCCAAGCGCAAGTACGGCAGCGAAGCGAAAGCCAAGGAATTCGTGGGCAAGCTTTATGACAACGTGCCCGTGCTCGACTCGGGCGCGCGCGGCTCGTCCATCACCTTCGCCCAGCGCGCCCAGGGCGACGTGTTCATCTCCTGGGAAAACGAGGCCTACCTGCTGGAGAAGGAGTTCGGCAACAAGGTGGACTTTGTCTACCCCTCGCTCTCCATCCTGGCCGAGCCGGCCGTGACCGTGGTGGACAAGAACGTCGACAAGAAGGGCACTCGCGCCGTGGCGCAGGCCTACCTGGAGTACCTGTACACCGAAGAGGCGCAGGACATCATCGGCAAGAACTTCTACCGCCCGATCTCGGCCAAGGCCCAGGCCAAGTACGCCAAGCAGTTGCCCAAGCTCAACCTGTTCAAGATCGAAGAGGCCTTCGGCGGCTGGGAGCAGGCGGCCAAGCTGCACTTCGCCGACGGCGGCAGCTTCGACCAGATCTACACCAAGAAATAA